A region from the Bacteroidota bacterium genome encodes:
- a CDS encoding PorP/SprF family type IX secretion system membrane protein yields MPKLNMNLRKYIYSTLFFASILLSANAQDAELSQFYNSPLYTNPAFAGLSGGNRVALNYRNQWQGTFTSYAAAFDANLPKIKSGLGILVFSDQLAYGALQTNSALLSYAFHTKLNYNWTMSFGMQAGIKQGQVDWNKFLFADAINPVTGMVGSSAEKTPGNATVLYPDFNAGAIAYSDNSFAGLAIHNLNRPNYSFNGYNGDGSRLGTKITLHGGTVLKPNPKIKDLIISPNIMVMFQSRFTQVNFGFYISKASFLTGLWFRQTAHNSDALIAMVGFRKNNFKFCYSYDFTVSSQQWVNPGSHEVSLIWVFFKGERYGSKDYSKISCYGFR; encoded by the coding sequence TTGCATCGATACTTTTAAGTGCCAATGCCCAAGATGCAGAGTTATCGCAATTTTATAACTCGCCATTGTATACCAATCCTGCATTTGCTGGGCTTAGTGGTGGCAATAGGGTAGCACTCAATTATCGTAACCAATGGCAAGGCACATTTACCAGCTATGCCGCAGCTTTCGATGCTAACTTGCCCAAAATAAAAAGCGGATTGGGCATACTTGTATTTAGCGACCAATTGGCTTACGGTGCCTTACAAACAAATTCCGCATTGTTGAGTTATGCATTCCATACCAAATTAAATTATAACTGGACAATGAGTTTTGGCATGCAGGCTGGCATTAAGCAAGGGCAGGTTGATTGGAATAAATTTTTATTTGCCGATGCTATTAACCCAGTTACTGGAATGGTAGGCAGCAGTGCAGAGAAAACACCAGGCAATGCCACGGTGCTTTATCCCGATTTTAATGCCGGAGCTATTGCTTATTCCGACAACTCTTTTGCAGGTCTTGCCATACATAATCTGAATAGACCCAATTATTCCTTTAATGGATATAATGGGGATGGCTCACGCTTAGGTACCAAAATTACCTTGCATGGAGGAACCGTATTAAAACCCAATCCAAAAATAAAGGACTTAATAATTTCACCCAATATAATGGTGATGTTTCAAAGTAGGTTCACACAAGTAAATTTTGGCTTCTATATTAGCAAAGCCAGTTTCCTTACAGGACTTTGGTTTAGGCAAACAGCACATAATAGCGATGCATTAATAGCCATGGTTGGTTTTAGAAAAAACAATTTTAAATTTTGCTATAGTTACGATTTCACTGTGAGCAGTCAGCAATGGGTTAATCCGGGGTCGCATGAGGTGAGCTTGATTTGGGTGTTCTTCAAAGGCGAACGCTATGGTTCTAAAGATTATAGTAAAATTAGTTGCTACGGTTTTAGATAA
- a CDS encoding MMPL family transporter yields MWLKIAAFLVRKRVLLLIVLGLLTGWMAFEARKVSIAYDFAKVIPKDDSDYIDYMGFKQKFGEDGSVMVLGVQSDKLFQLPFFKAWYNLTESIQKLDGIEKVVSISHIYKIDKVENIDEFGDDNGRFAIGRMFQKPPETQAQLDSLAKVIKDLSFYKGLLINDKSDVTLMGITLKKEKLDSKDRIALVAQIEEIATAFGNAQNTEVHYSGLPYIRTIYATKIRNELQLFTLLSVIITMIIMWFFFRSFVAVGYSLVVVILGVVFTLGTVGLMGYKVSALIGLIPPLIVIIGIQNCIYLFNVYHQEYRKNKNKMLSITRVTAKNGLALFLTNVTTAVGFGVFNFTGSSLLDDFSVVSAINIMVIYVLSAIFLPIVYTYLPAPTPKQTKHLDNVHMSGLMHWCNRIVIHHRKWIYGVVAVVTLISIWGFMQVKAIGYIVDDLPKKDKLYTDLKFFEYHFKGVMPLEISIDSRKKATFKNSISSFEKMDSVQKILSEYSQLSKPVSLLEMIKFASQAFHNYNPQNYSLPPQEEFVALRSYLKLNKKSGNNQLMKGLVDSTWQTARISVQMADIGSVETEKLRSELRLRIDSIFSPKEFDVKLTGTSIIFLKGNSYLINNLTGSMILALLINSLLMAMLFFSWRMILISLVPNILPLIMTLGIMGFFDIHLKPSTIIIFSITYGISIDFTIHFLAKYRYFLKKNNWVIGPAVTETIVESGVSIVYTSVILFCGFIIFAFSTFGGTVALGVLTSITLLIGMVLNLLLLPAMLLWLEKVVNMKKEMNSGIVELEEGD; encoded by the coding sequence ATGTGGCTCAAAATAGCGGCGTTCCTAGTTAGGAAAAGAGTATTATTACTTATAGTGTTAGGATTGCTTACAGGCTGGATGGCCTTCGAAGCACGCAAAGTTTCAATAGCATACGATTTTGCCAAGGTAATTCCCAAAGACGATAGCGACTATATCGATTACATGGGATTCAAACAAAAATTTGGCGAAGATGGAAGTGTAATGGTATTGGGTGTGCAAAGTGATAAACTTTTTCAACTTCCATTTTTTAAAGCTTGGTACAATTTAACAGAGAGCATTCAGAAGCTAGATGGCATTGAGAAAGTAGTTTCTATTAGCCATATATATAAAATTGATAAGGTAGAAAATATTGATGAATTTGGCGACGACAACGGACGTTTTGCCATTGGTCGTATGTTTCAAAAACCTCCTGAAACACAGGCTCAGCTTGACAGTCTGGCAAAAGTTATAAAAGATTTGAGCTTCTATAAAGGGTTGCTCATTAATGATAAAAGCGATGTTACTTTAATGGGCATCACTCTGAAAAAGGAAAAATTAGATTCGAAAGACCGTATAGCACTTGTTGCACAAATTGAAGAAATAGCCACTGCTTTCGGTAATGCCCAAAATACGGAAGTACACTACTCGGGACTGCCGTATATAAGAACTATATATGCCACAAAAATCCGCAATGAGTTACAATTGTTCACGTTACTCAGTGTGATTATCACTATGATTATTATGTGGTTTTTCTTCCGCTCATTCGTGGCCGTGGGTTATTCGTTGGTAGTGGTAATTTTGGGTGTGGTATTCACCTTGGGCACGGTAGGTTTAATGGGGTATAAAGTATCTGCACTTATTGGTTTAATTCCGCCCTTAATAGTTATTATAGGAATACAAAACTGTATTTATCTATTCAATGTATACCACCAAGAATATCGAAAAAATAAAAATAAAATGCTCTCCATTACCCGCGTTACTGCTAAAAATGGATTGGCGTTATTTCTCACCAATGTAACTACTGCTGTTGGCTTTGGTGTGTTCAACTTTACAGGCAGCTCTTTGCTAGACGATTTCTCTGTAGTGTCGGCTATTAACATAATGGTTATCTATGTTTTGTCTGCTATTTTCTTACCCATTGTATATACTTATTTACCTGCTCCTACCCCTAAGCAAACAAAGCACTTAGACAATGTTCACATGAGTGGGTTAATGCATTGGTGCAACCGCATAGTGATCCACCACCGCAAATGGATATATGGCGTTGTGGCAGTTGTTACCTTGATTTCTATTTGGGGATTTATGCAAGTAAAAGCTATAGGTTATATAGTGGACGACCTACCAAAAAAAGATAAATTATATACTGATTTAAAATTTTTCGAGTACCATTTTAAAGGAGTGATGCCATTGGAAATTTCAATAGATAGCCGCAAAAAAGCAACCTTTAAAAATTCCATCAGTTCGTTTGAAAAAATGGATAGTGTGCAAAAAATATTGAGCGAATATTCCCAACTTAGCAAGCCTGTTTCTTTGTTAGAAATGATAAAATTTGCGAGTCAGGCATTTCACAATTATAATCCGCAAAATTATAGTTTGCCACCACAGGAAGAATTTGTGGCATTGCGAAGTTACCTCAAGCTCAACAAAAAAAGCGGCAACAACCAATTAATGAAAGGCTTGGTGGATAGTACCTGGCAGACAGCTCGGATAAGTGTACAAATGGCAGATATAGGAAGTGTGGAAACCGAAAAGTTAAGAAGTGAATTACGTCTTCGTATAGATTCCATCTTTAGCCCCAAAGAATTTGATGTAAAATTAACTGGTACCAGTATAATATTCTTGAAAGGGAATTCTTATTTAATAAACAACCTAACTGGCTCCATGATTTTGGCTTTGCTTATTAATAGTTTATTGATGGCCATGTTGTTTTTTAGCTGGCGTATGATTTTGATTTCTTTGGTGCCAAACATACTCCCGCTTATTATGACCTTAGGTATCATGGGCTTTTTCGATATACATTTAAAACCAAGCACCATTATTATATTTAGTATCACTTATGGAATCTCCATCGATTTTACTATACACTTCTTGGCCAAGTACCGCTACTTCCTCAAGAAAAACAATTGGGTGATTGGCCCTGCAGTTACCGAAACTATTGTAGAATCGGGCGTAAGCATTGTATATACTTCGGTGATTTTGTTCTGCGGCTTTATTATATTTGCCTTTAGTACTTTTGGAGGTACTGTTGCCCTAGGGGTACTTACTTCCATCACCCTGCTGATAGGCATGGTGCTAAACTTATTGCTTCTCCCAGCCATGCTCTTATGGCTTGAGAAGGTAGTGAACATGAAAAAGGAAATGAATAGCGGGATTGTGGAATTGGAAGAAGGTGACTAG
- a CDS encoding DEAD/DEAH box helicase: MQVVTTQPYALVFSLLEDKDLGWTIEPHVVQVNTKGQLTLTHQKVYANTLSNFPKVDIPEIRHIVSLLHEVSHDAIFHQFADAKSKKKIKPHDFFEKLITPELLKKHIRPFVERRIGLVIPLLKGLNFYMKGNNDNPAHHKLEFAEGLATVLFHFKKGIEGLRYFATIKHDNKRVDFINHFSRVICNHPAFMMVDEKVYTFGEEVEGVKLTPFQTKKYIEVPQTAVDKYLRTFVVQLLEHYDVYADGFDIVYEKFVAQPVLTLQQWADKYFLLLSFKYGQSDFHYHSTKKTHVKIEKEGSNYIFRKIKRAGEWEQFKYQVLIDGGLENENGSLFKAGDGQLLATITWLNANRESLRKAGFEIVQQLNRKYFLGEQSYSIDLAEGTDWFDLLVKAKFGEYEMPFHILRDHILKGHHEFELPNGDVAVIPEEWFQKFGNIIELAEHGDGQLRLKKYHFGLLETLWSNEDSRRTHWADKLKDMVATDSEKTESLPIDFNCTLREYQEHGFQWFYYLQNNAFGGILADDMGLGKTIQTLCLLQKEKEIHSNKTELVFSETIQVPLKQGSLFEEKLDEDIIIETIQSAKNNSRKTSLIVAPTSLIYNWLSEAEKFTPGLNILVHSGQGRSRDILKKFPLYDVIITTYGTMRADDDLFKEFKFHYIILDESQAIKNPSSVTAKSIFKLRSQHKLTLTGTPVENSITDLWSQMNFVNPGLLGSFHYFNEHYVQPIEKGKDESKSQKLQLLVKPFILRRTKNMVATDLPSKTEQIRFCDMHEGQKKLYESTKSAYRNELLKSLDERSFTKNKFSFFQGLTKLRLLANHPYMADKENLETSGKFEEVIYLAQKALTQGHKILMFSQFVKQLDIYKKHFDESGDKYLYLDGSTPALDRKKLVKEFQQNDEIKLFLISLKAGGFGLNLTEADYVFLLDPWWNPAVERQAEDRSHRIGQTKNVFIYKFISRDTIEEKILGLQERKNILAQSIIQVDEGGFKQIKAEDMLELFS, from the coding sequence ATGCAGGTAGTAACCACCCAACCATACGCTCTGGTATTCTCGCTCTTAGAGGATAAAGATTTGGGTTGGACTATTGAACCACATGTGGTGCAGGTTAATACCAAGGGGCAACTTACCCTCACCCATCAAAAAGTGTATGCCAATACTTTATCTAATTTCCCCAAAGTTGATATTCCTGAAATACGACATATAGTTTCACTTTTACATGAGGTGAGCCACGATGCAATTTTTCATCAATTTGCTGATGCTAAAAGTAAAAAGAAAATTAAACCTCACGACTTTTTTGAAAAACTGATAACACCTGAACTTTTAAAAAAACATATAAGACCTTTTGTAGAACGAAGAATTGGCCTGGTAATTCCGTTGCTTAAAGGTTTGAATTTTTATATGAAGGGTAATAATGATAACCCTGCTCATCATAAACTTGAATTCGCTGAAGGACTAGCAACCGTATTATTCCATTTCAAAAAAGGCATTGAGGGTTTGCGTTATTTTGCAACTATCAAGCATGATAATAAACGGGTCGATTTTATCAATCATTTTTCGAGGGTTATATGCAACCATCCTGCCTTTATGATGGTGGACGAAAAGGTTTATACATTTGGCGAAGAGGTGGAAGGTGTAAAACTCACTCCATTTCAAACAAAAAAATATATAGAAGTGCCACAAACCGCAGTAGACAAATATTTGCGAACTTTTGTGGTGCAGTTGCTCGAGCATTATGATGTGTATGCTGATGGTTTTGATATCGTATATGAAAAATTTGTAGCCCAACCAGTGCTCACCTTGCAGCAATGGGCCGATAAATATTTTTTATTGCTATCCTTCAAGTACGGGCAATCAGATTTCCATTATCATTCAACCAAAAAAACGCATGTAAAAATTGAGAAAGAAGGAAGTAATTATATATTCCGCAAAATAAAAAGGGCAGGGGAGTGGGAGCAATTCAAATATCAAGTGCTTATTGATGGAGGTTTGGAGAACGAAAATGGTTCACTTTTTAAGGCTGGCGATGGACAATTATTAGCCACTATTACATGGCTCAATGCCAATAGGGAATCACTTAGGAAAGCGGGTTTTGAAATTGTACAGCAGCTCAATCGTAAATATTTCTTGGGCGAGCAAAGTTATAGTATCGATTTAGCCGAAGGCACAGATTGGTTCGACTTATTGGTGAAGGCTAAGTTTGGCGAATACGAGATGCCCTTTCATATATTGCGTGATCATATACTTAAAGGCCACCACGAATTTGAATTACCTAACGGCGATGTAGCAGTAATACCCGAAGAATGGTTCCAAAAATTTGGAAATATTATAGAACTTGCTGAGCATGGTGATGGACAGTTGCGGTTGAAAAAATACCATTTTGGATTGCTCGAAACATTATGGTCGAACGAAGATAGCAGACGAACACATTGGGCTGATAAATTAAAAGATATGGTAGCTACTGATTCTGAAAAAACAGAATCGTTACCTATAGATTTTAATTGCACCTTGCGTGAATACCAGGAACACGGTTTCCAATGGTTCTATTATCTGCAAAACAATGCTTTTGGAGGGATTTTGGCCGATGATATGGGCTTGGGCAAAACCATACAAACACTATGTTTATTGCAGAAAGAAAAAGAAATCCATAGTAATAAAACAGAGTTAGTTTTTTCTGAAACTATACAAGTGCCGTTGAAGCAAGGTTCCTTGTTCGAGGAAAAATTGGACGAGGATATTATTATAGAAACCATTCAATCAGCAAAAAATAATTCACGTAAAACCTCCTTAATAGTAGCCCCCACTTCACTTATATATAATTGGTTGAGCGAAGCTGAAAAATTTACACCGGGTTTAAATATTTTGGTGCACAGTGGGCAAGGCAGAAGTCGTGATATATTAAAAAAATTCCCCCTATACGATGTAATAATTACCACCTACGGAACGATGCGTGCCGATGATGATTTATTTAAAGAGTTCAAATTCCATTATATTATATTAGACGAAAGTCAGGCTATTAAAAATCCTTCATCAGTTACAGCCAAGTCTATATTCAAATTACGGTCGCAGCACAAACTCACCTTAACGGGAACACCTGTGGAGAATAGTATTACAGACTTATGGAGCCAAATGAATTTTGTGAACCCAGGCTTGCTGGGCAGCTTCCATTATTTTAATGAGCACTATGTGCAACCCATAGAAAAAGGGAAAGACGAGAGCAAATCGCAAAAACTACAATTATTGGTAAAGCCTTTTATACTTCGACGTACCAAAAATATGGTGGCCACAGATCTACCTTCAAAAACTGAGCAAATCAGATTTTGCGATATGCACGAAGGGCAGAAAAAATTATACGAAAGCACAAAATCAGCTTACAGAAATGAGTTATTAAAAAGCTTGGACGAACGAAGTTTTACCAAAAATAAGTTTTCTTTTTTTCAAGGTCTAACTAAATTGAGGCTGCTTGCCAATCACCCTTATATGGCTGATAAAGAAAATTTGGAAACATCAGGTAAGTTTGAAGAAGTTATATATTTGGCACAAAAAGCATTGACCCAAGGGCATAAAATTTTAATGTTCAGCCAATTTGTAAAGCAATTGGACATATATAAAAAACATTTTGACGAAAGTGGAGATAAGTATCTTTATTTGGACGGTTCAACTCCTGCACTCGATCGCAAAAAATTGGTAAAAGAATTTCAGCAAAACGATGAGATTAAATTATTTTTAATATCATTAAAGGCTGGAGGATTTGGATTGAACCTTACCGAAGCCGACTATGTATTTTTGCTCGACCCATGGTGGAACCCAGCAGTGGAGCGGCAGGCCGAAGATAGAAGCCACAGGATAGGGCAAACAAAAAATGTATTTATATATAAATTTATAAGTCGCGACACCATAGAAGAAAAGATTTTGGGGCTGCAAGAACGCAAAAATATTTTGGCACAAAGTATTATTCAAGTGGACGAAGGCGGTTTTAAACAAATAAAGGCTGAGGATATGTTGGAACTTTTTAGTTGA